The proteins below are encoded in one region of Bacillus vallismortis:
- a CDS encoding DUF309 domain-containing protein, translated as MYPKAYIDYLVEFHATRDYFECHEILEEYWKEDPPNKRKMYWVGFIQLAVALYHHRRQNIAGAKRLMANSIRILQAEKQAVEDLGLDHSRLLELMQTVDEQIEMGSPYKSIMLPIKDEKLEEACRIECKKKKCTWGQPSTLTDAFLIDKHRLRDRTDVILEREKEIERRKKSRG; from the coding sequence GTGTACCCGAAAGCTTATATCGATTATCTCGTTGAGTTTCACGCAACACGGGATTATTTTGAATGCCATGAAATTTTAGAAGAATATTGGAAGGAAGATCCTCCAAATAAACGAAAAATGTATTGGGTCGGCTTTATTCAGCTTGCGGTTGCTTTGTATCATCATAGAAGGCAGAATATAGCCGGTGCCAAACGACTGATGGCGAACAGCATCCGGATTCTTCAAGCCGAAAAACAAGCGGTTGAAGACTTGGGACTTGATCATAGCCGTTTACTTGAGCTTATGCAGACGGTTGACGAACAAATTGAAATGGGGTCTCCCTACAAAAGCATCATGCTGCCGATCAAAGATGAGAAGCTAGAGGAAGCATGCCGCATTGAATGCAAGAAAAAAAAGTGCACATGGGGGCAGCCGAGCACACTCACCGATGCTTTTCTAATCGACAAACACCGGTTGCGGGATCGGACAGACGTCATCCTTGAGCGTGAAAAAGAGATAGAGCGGAGAAAAAAAAGCAGGGGCTAA
- the lysA gene encoding diaminopimelate decarboxylase, with protein sequence MFLHGTSRQNQHGHLEIGGVDALYLAEKYGTPLYVYDVALIRERAKSFKQAFIAAGLKAQVAYASKAFSSVAMIQLAEEEGLSLDVVSGGELYTAVAAGFPAERIHFHGNNKSREELRMALEHRIGCIVVDNFYEISLLEDLCKETGHSVDVLLRITPGVEAHTHDYITTGQEDSKFGFDLHNGQTERAIAQVLQSEHIQLLGVHCHIGSQIFDTAGFVLAAEKIFKKLDEWRDSYSFVSKVLNLGGGFGIRYTKDDEPLHATEYVESIIEAVKENAARYGFHIPEIWIEPGRSLVGDAGTTLYTVGSQKEVPGVRQYVAVDGGMNDNIRPALYQAKYEAATANRIGEAHDNTVSIAGKCCESGDMLIWDIDLPEVKEGDLLAVFCTGAYGYSMANNYNRIPRPAVVFVENGEDHLVVKRETYEDIVKLDLPFKTSVKQ encoded by the coding sequence TTGTTCTTACATGGCACAAGCAGGCAAAATCAACATGGGCATTTAGAAATCGGAGGTGTGGACGCTCTTTATTTAGCGGAAAAATATGGAACGCCTCTTTATGTATATGATGTGGCTTTAATACGTGAGCGTGCTAAAAGCTTTAAGCAGGCATTTATTGCTGCAGGGCTGAAAGCTCAGGTAGCGTATGCGAGCAAAGCGTTCTCATCCGTCGCGATGATTCAGCTCGCAGAGGAAGAGGGGCTCTCTTTAGATGTCGTGTCTGGCGGAGAGCTTTATACAGCTGTTGCGGCCGGCTTTCCGGCAGAACGCATTCACTTTCATGGGAATAACAAGAGCAGGGAAGAACTGCGGATGGCACTTGAACACCGCATCGGCTGCATTGTGGTGGATAATTTCTATGAAATTTCGCTTCTGGAAGACCTATGTAAAGAAACGGGCCACTCCGTTGATGTCCTTCTTCGGATTACGCCGGGGGTAGAAGCGCATACGCATGATTACATTACAACCGGTCAGGAAGATTCAAAGTTCGGTTTCGACCTTCATAACGGACAAACTGAACGGGCAATTGCGCAAGTGTTACAATCAGAACACATTCAGCTTCTGGGTGTCCATTGCCATATTGGCTCACAAATTTTTGATACGGCTGGTTTTGTGTTAGCGGCGGAAAAAATCTTCAAAAAACTGGACGAGTGGAGGGACTCTTACTCGTTTGTATCCAAGGTGTTGAATCTTGGTGGAGGTTTTGGCATCCGTTATACAAAAGACGATGAACCGCTTCACGCTACTGAATACGTTGAAAGCATTATCGAAGCTGTGAAAGAAAATGCTGCCCGATACGGTTTTCACATTCCGGAAATATGGATTGAACCGGGCCGTTCTCTCGTAGGAGACGCAGGCACAACCCTTTATACGGTTGGCTCTCAAAAAGAAGTGCCGGGTGTCCGCCAATATGTAGCTGTAGACGGAGGCATGAACGACAATATTCGTCCTGCACTCTATCAGGCTAAATATGAAGCTGCGACAGCCAACCGTATCGGAGAGGCGCACGACAATACGGTCTCGATTGCCGGAAAGTGCTGTGAAAGCGGTGATATGCTGATTTGGGATATTGACCTGCCAGAAGTAAAAGAAGGCGATTTGCTTGCCGTTTTTTGTACAGGCGCTTACGGATATAGCATGGCCAACAATTACAATCGAATCCCGAGACCTGCTGTTGTATTTGTAGAAAATGGTGAGGACCATCTGGTCGTAAAGAGAGAAACATACGAGGATATTGTCAAACTTGACCTGCCCTTTAAAACGAGTGTCAAGCAATAA
- the ribH gene encoding 6,7-dimethyl-8-ribityllumazine synthase produces the protein MNIIQGNLVGTGLKIGIVVGRFNDFITSKLLSGAEDALLRHGVDTNDIDVAWVPGAFEIPFAAKKMAETKKYDAIITLGTVIRGATTHYDYVCNEAAKGIAQAANTTGVPVIFGIVTTENIEQAIERAGTKAGNKGVDCAVSAIEMANLNRSFE, from the coding sequence ATGAATATCATACAAGGAAATTTAGTAGGTACAGGTCTGAAAATCGGAATCGTAGTAGGAAGATTTAATGATTTTATTACAAGCAAGCTGCTAAGTGGTGCAGAAGATGCGTTACTCAGACACGGCGTAGACACAAATGATATCGATGTGGCTTGGGTTCCAGGCGCATTTGAAATTCCATTTGCCGCAAAAAAAATGGCCGAAACAAAAAAATATGACGCGATTATTACATTGGGCACTGTCATCAGAGGCGCGACGACACATTACGATTATGTCTGCAATGAAGCCGCAAAAGGCATCGCGCAAGCAGCAAACACGACGGGCGTACCGGTCATCTTTGGGATTGTGACAACAGAAAACATCGAACAGGCGATTGAGCGTGCCGGCACGAAAGCGGGAAACAAAGGTGTAGATTGCGCTGTTTCTGCCATAGAAATGGCAAATTTAAACCGTTCATTTGAATAA
- a CDS encoding bifunctional 3,4-dihydroxy-2-butanone-4-phosphate synthase/GTP cyclohydrolase II, producing the protein MFHPIEEALDALKKGEVIIVVDDEDRENEGDFVALAEHATPEVINFMATHGRGLICTPLSEDIADKLDLHPMVEHNTDSHHTAFTVSIDHRKTKTGISAQERSFTVQALLDSKSVPSDFQRPGHIFPLIAKKGGVLKRAGHTEAAVDLAEACGSQGAGVICEIMNEDGTMARVPELIEIAKKHQLKMITIKDLIQYRYNLTSLVEREVDITLPTDFGTFKVYGYTNEVDGKEHVAFVMGDVPFGEEPVLVRVHSECLTGDVFGSHRCDCGPQLHAALTQIAAEGRGVLLYLRQEGRGIGLINKLKAYKLQEEGYDTVEANEALGFLPDLRNYGIGAQMLRDLGVRNMKLLTNNPRKIAGLEGYGLSISERVPLQMEAKEHNKKYLQTKMNKLGHLLHF; encoded by the coding sequence ATGTTTCATCCAATAGAAGAAGCACTAGACGCTTTAAAAAAAGGCGAAGTCATCATCGTTGTAGATGATGAAGACAGAGAAAATGAAGGAGACTTTGTCGCTCTTGCCGAGCATGCAACACCCGAAGTCATTAACTTCATGGCAACACACGGAAGAGGATTGATTTGCACGCCGCTTAGTGAGGACATCGCAGACAAGCTTGATCTGCACCCAATGGTTGAGCATAATACAGATTCTCACCATACTGCATTTACGGTAAGCATTGACCACCGCAAAACGAAAACAGGTATCAGTGCCCAAGAAAGATCTTTTACCGTTCAAGCATTGCTGGACAGCAAATCCGTGCCGTCTGATTTCCAGCGTCCGGGGCACATTTTTCCGCTTATTGCGAAAAAAGGGGGAGTGCTGAAAAGAGCAGGCCATACAGAAGCCGCTGTTGACCTTGCTGAAGCCTGCGGATCTCAAGGAGCCGGAGTCATCTGTGAGATTATGAATGAAGACGGAACGATGGCAAGAGTGCCTGAGCTCATTGAAATAGCGAAAAAGCATCAATTAAAAATGATCACCATTAAAGATTTGATTCAATACCGTTACAACCTGACATCACTTGTCGAGCGCGAAGTCGACATTACGCTGCCCACTGATTTTGGCACATTCAAGGTTTACGGATACACAAACGAGGTAGACGGAAAAGAGCATGTCGCATTTGTAATGGGCGATGTGCCGTTCGGTGAAGAACCGGTATTAGTCCGGGTGCATTCGGAATGTCTCACAGGCGACGTATTTGGATCTCATCGCTGTGACTGCGGCCCGCAGCTGCACGCCGCCTTGACGCAAATTGCCGCTGAAGGGCGGGGAGTGCTCTTGTATTTGCGCCAAGAAGGCCGAGGCATCGGTTTGATCAATAAATTAAAAGCTTATAAGCTTCAGGAAGAAGGCTATGATACCGTAGAAGCCAACGAAGCGCTCGGATTCTTGCCTGACCTTCGCAACTATGGCATCGGAGCACAAATGTTACGCGACCTCGGTGTGCGGAATATGAAGCTTTTGACGAATAACCCGCGAAAAATCGCCGGCCTTGAAGGCTATGGACTCAGCATTTCAGAAAGAGTGCCGCTTCAAATGGAGGCAAAAGAGCACAACAAAAAATATTTGCAAACCAAAATGAACAAACTGGGTCATTTACTTCATTTTTAA
- the ribD gene encoding bifunctional diaminohydroxyphosphoribosylaminopyrimidine deaminase/5-amino-6-(5-phosphoribosylamino)uracil reductase RibD, with protein MEESYMELALDLAKQGEGQTESNPLVGAVVVKDGQIVGMGAHLKYGEAHAEVHAIQMAGSHAKGADIYVTLEPCSHYGKTPPCAELIINSGIKRAFVSMRDPNPLVAGRGISMMEEAGIEVKEGILADQAEKLNEKFLHFMRTGLPYVTLKAAASLDGKTATSTGDSKWITSEAARQDAQQYRKTHQSILVGVGTVKADDPSLTCRLPNVLKQPVRVILDTELSIPENARVICDQAAQTWIFTTARADEEKKKRLSDFGVNVFTLETERIQIPDILHILAEEGIMSVYVEGGSAVHGSFVKEGCFQEIIFYFAPKLIGGTHAPGLISGEGFQSMKDVPLLQFTDITQIGRDIKLTAKPINE; from the coding sequence ATGGAAGAGTCTTATATGGAGCTGGCATTAGATCTTGCGAAGCAAGGCGAAGGACAGACCGAATCCAATCCGCTCGTCGGCGCTGTTGTGGTAAAGGACGGACAAATTGTCGGGATGGGTGCCCATTTAAAATATGGTGAAGCTCATGCAGAAGTCCATGCGATCCAGATGGCCGGCTCCCATGCAAAGGGTGCTGATATTTACGTGACACTCGAGCCTTGCAGCCATTACGGAAAAACACCGCCATGTGCAGAATTGATTATCAACTCTGGCATCAAACGCGCGTTTGTGTCGATGAGAGACCCTAACCCGCTTGTCGCTGGAAGAGGGATCAGCATGATGGAAGAAGCCGGTATTGAAGTCAAGGAAGGCATCTTGGCTGATCAGGCGGAGAAGCTGAATGAAAAATTTCTGCACTTTATGAGGACAGGCCTCCCTTACGTCACACTAAAAGCTGCCGCCAGTCTTGATGGAAAGACAGCCACCAGCACGGGCGACAGCAAATGGATCACGTCAGAGGCTGCCAGACAGGATGCTCAGCAATACAGGAAAACACACCAAAGCATATTGGTCGGAGTTGGGACGGTGAAAGCCGACGATCCGAGTTTAACCTGCAGGCTGCCGAATGTGTTGAAACAGCCGGTACGGGTGATACTTGATACCGAACTCTCGATCCCTGAGAATGCCCGAGTGATTTGCGATCAGGCAGCGCAGACATGGATTTTCACAACGGCACGCGCAGACGAGGAAAAGAAAAAACGGCTTTCAGACTTCGGAGTGAACGTATTTACGCTTGAAACTGAGCGCATTCAAATTCCCGATATCCTGCACATCCTTGCTGAAGAAGGCATCATGTCGGTGTATGTGGAAGGCGGTTCAGCTGTTCACGGAAGCTTTGTCAAAGAAGGCTGTTTTCAAGAAATCATCTTCTATTTTGCCCCTAAACTAATCGGAGGAACGCATGCTCCCGGCTTAATCTCCGGTGAAGGTTTTCAATCAATGAAAGATGTCCCCTTATTACAATTCACTGATATAACCCAAATCGGCCGTGATATCAAATTGACGGCAAAACCGATAAACGAGTAG
- the ribE gene encoding riboflavin synthase subunit alpha: MFTGIIEETGTIESMKKAGHSMALTIKCSKILEDVHLGDSIAVNGICLTVTDFTKNQFTVDVMPETVKATSLNELSKGSKVNLERAMAANGRFGGHFVSGHVDGTAEITRIEEKSNAVYYDLKMDPSLTKTLVLKGSITVDGVSLTIFGLAKDTVTISLIPHTISETIFSDKTIGSTVNIECDMIGKYMYRFLHKASENKTQQTITKAFLSENGF; the protein is encoded by the coding sequence ATGTTTACAGGAATTATAGAAGAAACAGGCACAATCGAATCCATGAAAAAAGCAGGGCATTCAATGGCCTTGACAATCAAATGCTCAAAGATACTGGAGGATGTTCATCTGGGCGACAGCATTGCGGTGAACGGCATTTGCCTGACTGTCACCGATTTTACAAAAAACCAATTCACAGTAGATGTAATGCCTGAAACAGTCAAAGCGACATCACTGAATGAATTATCAAAAGGAAGCAAAGTAAACCTGGAAAGAGCGATGGCGGCAAACGGCCGATTCGGAGGCCATTTTGTCTCAGGACATGTCGACGGAACTGCCGAAATTACACGAATTGAAGAGAAAAGCAACGCTGTTTACTATGATTTAAAGATGGACCCGTCTTTAACAAAAACATTGGTTTTAAAGGGGTCCATCACCGTGGATGGCGTAAGTTTGACCATATTCGGCCTGGCAAAGGATACAGTGACGATTTCTTTAATACCGCATACCATCAGCGAAACGATTTTTTCAGATAAAACCATTGGTTCTACAGTGAATATCGAATGCGATATGATCGGAAAATATATGTACCGATTTCTGCATAAAGCCAGTGAAAATAAGACCCAACAAACCATTACAAAAGCCTTCTTAAGCGAAAACGGCTTTTAG
- the ribT gene encoding GNAT family N-acetyltransferase RibT — MLIRYKKSFEKIAMGLLSFMPSEKDLKQLQQTIKDYETDTDRQLFLWKEDEDIVGAIGVEKKDSEVEIRHISVNPSHRHQGIGKQMMDALKHLFKTQVLVPNELTQSFFERCQDQQDQDISYNN; from the coding sequence ATGTTAATTCGTTATAAAAAATCGTTTGAAAAGATTGCGATGGGGCTTCTTTCGTTCATGCCGAGTGAAAAAGACCTTAAGCAGCTTCAGCAGACAATTAAGGACTACGAAACGGATACAGACCGCCAGCTCTTTCTTTGGAAAGAGGACGAGGATATTGTCGGAGCAATCGGAGTCGAAAAAAAGGATTCTGAGGTTGAGATCCGGCATATCAGTGTGAATCCTTCTCATCGCCATCAAGGAATCGGAAAACAGATGATGGATGCTTTAAAGCATTTATTCAAAACGCAGGTACTGGTTCCGAATGAATTAACGCAAAGCTTTTTCGAACGTTGTCAAGATCAGCAGGATCAAGACATTTCATACAATAATTAA
- a CDS encoding spore germination protein translates to MPDQKQEKIKVYRNPDKNEAYFKNRVGMGTSYDVGVRKLTILDKEIHLYYLNGLCDTAFIIHLMRELVAINNRDEDPDQLVDIVENRLLNAQVEKVKTLDETTDQVLSGLVAVIVEDTGFAFIIDVRSYPGRNPEEPDTEKVVRGARDGFVENIVVNTALLRRRIRDERLRIKMTKVGERSKTDMSIIYIEDIADPDLVDIVEKEIAAIDVDGLTMADKTVEEFIIKQGYNPYPLVRYTERPDVAANHVLEGHVVIMVDTSPSVIITPTTLFHHVQHAEEYRQAPAVGTFLRWVRFIGIIASTLLLPIWFLFVLQPDLLPENMKFIGLNKDTHIPIILQIFLADLGIEFLRMAAIHTPTALSTAMGIIAAVLIGQIAIEVGLFSPEVILYVSLAAIGTFATPSYELSLANKMGRLALMILVAIFHVKGLVIGFTVLIIAMASIKSLQTPYLWPLIPFNGKALWQILIRTAKPGAKVRPSIVHPRNRLRQPTNS, encoded by the coding sequence ATGCCGGACCAAAAGCAAGAGAAAATCAAGGTTTATCGGAATCCAGACAAAAATGAAGCATACTTCAAAAACCGTGTCGGGATGGGAACAAGCTACGATGTAGGGGTTCGCAAGCTCACCATTTTAGACAAAGAAATTCATCTTTACTATCTGAATGGATTATGTGATACGGCCTTTATCATTCATTTAATGCGAGAGCTCGTAGCCATTAACAATCGTGATGAGGACCCGGATCAGCTGGTTGATATTGTCGAAAACAGGCTTCTTAACGCCCAGGTCGAAAAAGTAAAAACGCTGGATGAAACGACTGACCAGGTGCTGTCCGGATTAGTCGCAGTCATTGTTGAAGACACAGGCTTCGCGTTTATTATTGATGTCAGAAGCTATCCGGGCAGAAATCCGGAAGAACCTGATACGGAAAAGGTGGTCAGGGGAGCAAGAGACGGATTTGTTGAAAATATCGTCGTCAATACAGCCCTTCTCAGAAGGCGGATCAGAGACGAACGGCTTCGCATCAAGATGACAAAGGTCGGCGAGCGATCTAAAACGGATATGAGCATTATTTATATAGAAGATATTGCAGATCCAGATCTGGTTGACATCGTGGAGAAAGAAATTGCTGCCATTGACGTTGACGGCTTAACGATGGCTGACAAAACAGTAGAGGAATTCATCATTAAACAAGGCTACAACCCGTATCCGCTCGTCCGCTATACGGAAAGACCCGATGTGGCTGCCAACCACGTGCTTGAAGGCCATGTCGTCATCATGGTTGATACATCGCCGAGTGTGATTATCACACCGACGACTTTATTTCACCATGTCCAGCATGCTGAAGAGTACAGGCAAGCGCCTGCGGTCGGTACTTTTTTACGATGGGTAAGATTTATCGGCATCATTGCATCCACTCTCCTTCTCCCGATCTGGTTTCTCTTTGTGCTGCAGCCGGATCTTTTGCCAGAGAATATGAAATTTATCGGTTTAAATAAAGATACGCATATCCCGATCATCCTGCAAATATTCTTAGCTGACTTAGGAATCGAGTTTCTCAGAATGGCGGCCATTCATACACCGACAGCTCTGTCGACAGCAATGGGTATCATCGCTGCTGTGCTGATCGGACAAATTGCTATTGAAGTCGGCCTGTTTTCGCCAGAGGTGATTTTGTACGTCTCACTCGCGGCCATCGGAACCTTTGCAACGCCTAGTTATGAATTAAGCTTGGCAAACAAAATGGGCCGACTTGCCCTCATGATACTTGTTGCCATATTCCATGTAAAAGGGCTCGTTATCGGATTCACAGTGCTCATTATCGCCATGGCCAGCATCAAATCACTTCAGACACCGTACTTATGGCCGCTGATTCCCTTTAATGGCAAGGCGTTATGGCAGATACTGATCCGCACAGCAAAACCTGGCGCGAAAGTAAGACCTAGTATCGTTCACCCGAGAAATCGCTTAAGACAGCCTACCAATTCATAA
- a CDS encoding zinc ribbon domain-containing protein, protein MNNKGCIKCGSTEAGQKEIATTGTGLSKLFDVQNNRFLVVYCKNCGYSELYNKESSTAGNILDLFFGG, encoded by the coding sequence ATGAACAACAAAGGCTGTATAAAATGCGGAAGTACTGAAGCGGGACAAAAAGAAATCGCCACAACCGGCACGGGATTGTCGAAATTGTTTGACGTTCAGAATAACCGTTTTCTCGTGGTGTACTGTAAGAATTGCGGATATTCAGAGTTATATAACAAAGAATCCTCAACAGCCGGCAACATATTGGATTTGTTTTTTGGAGGCTGA
- a CDS encoding peptidylprolyl isomerase, giving the protein MKTGYFLLEDGNKIEFELYPEAASGTVANFEKLANEGFYDGLTFHRVIPGFVSQGGCPNGTGTGGPGYTIKCETEGNPHTHEAGSLSMAHAGKDTGGSQFFIVHEPQPHLNGVHTVFGKVTSGLEFAKNMSNGDVMKEVRVEG; this is encoded by the coding sequence TTGAAAACAGGTTACTTTTTATTAGAAGACGGCAACAAAATTGAATTTGAACTTTACCCTGAAGCTGCATCAGGCACTGTCGCAAACTTTGAAAAGCTTGCGAATGAAGGCTTCTATGACGGTCTTACATTTCACCGAGTGATTCCTGGCTTCGTCAGCCAAGGAGGCTGCCCGAACGGAACTGGCACAGGCGGTCCAGGATACACAATCAAATGTGAAACAGAAGGAAACCCGCACACACATGAAGCGGGCTCTCTTTCTATGGCACATGCTGGAAAAGACACTGGCGGCAGCCAATTTTTCATCGTTCATGAACCTCAGCCTCATTTGAACGGTGTTCACACTGTATTCGGCAAAGTAACAAGCGGATTAGAGTTCGCGAAAAACATGTCTAACGGCGACGTTATGAAAGAAGTTCGTGTAGAAGGCTAA
- a CDS encoding DUF1002 domain-containing protein has protein sequence MKKIWIGMLAAAVLLLMVPKISLADAAVGDVIVTLGADLSESDKQKVLNEMNVPDNATTVTVTNKEEHEYLGKYIPSAQIGSRAISSSSITIAKKGSGLNVETHNISGITDEMYLNALMTAGVKDAKVYVTAPFEVSGTAALTGLIKAYEVSSDEAISEDVKQVANQELVTTSELGDKIGKENAAALIAKIKEEFAKNGVPDNKADIEKQVDEAASDLNVTLTDSQKDQLVSLFNKMKNVDIDWGQVGDQLDKAKDKITKFIESDEGKNFIQKVIDFFVSIWNAIVSIFK, from the coding sequence TTGAAAAAAATATGGATTGGAATGCTAGCAGCGGCCGTTTTGCTGCTGATGGTTCCGAAAATCAGTCTCGCGGATGCCGCAGTCGGAGATGTCATTGTCACACTGGGTGCTGATTTGTCAGAATCTGATAAACAAAAAGTGCTTAACGAAATGAATGTCCCTGACAATGCCACAACGGTAACGGTGACCAATAAGGAAGAACATGAATATTTAGGAAAATATATCCCAAGCGCTCAAATCGGATCCAGAGCGATTTCTTCATCGTCGATAACCATTGCCAAAAAAGGCTCTGGGCTGAATGTTGAGACCCATAATATCAGCGGCATCACAGATGAAATGTATCTAAATGCGCTGATGACAGCCGGTGTGAAAGATGCAAAGGTGTATGTGACAGCCCCGTTTGAAGTATCCGGGACTGCGGCTTTAACTGGATTGATTAAAGCGTATGAGGTTTCGTCTGATGAAGCGATCTCAGAGGATGTTAAGCAAGTAGCCAATCAAGAGCTTGTCACGACATCTGAGCTCGGAGACAAAATCGGTAAGGAAAATGCGGCTGCACTGATTGCAAAAATCAAAGAAGAGTTTGCCAAAAACGGTGTGCCTGACAATAAGGCTGACATTGAAAAACAAGTGGACGAAGCGGCTTCTGACTTAAACGTCACACTTACAGACAGCCAAAAGGATCAGCTTGTCTCCCTATTCAATAAAATGAAAAATGTTGACATCGACTGGGGGCAGGTCGGTGACCAGCTTGATAAAGCAAAAGATAAGATAACGAAGTTCATAGAATCAGATGAGGGCAAAAACTTCATCCAGAAAGTCATTGATTTCTTCGTATCGATCTGGAATGCAATTGTTTCTATTTTCAAATAA
- the scpA gene encoding segregation/condensation protein A: protein MEEYQVKIDTFEGPLDLLLHLINRLEIDIYDIPVAKITEQYLLYVHTMRVLELDIASEYLVMAATLLSIKSRMLLPKQEEELFDDELLEEEDPREELIEKLIEYRKYKDAAKDLKEREEERQKSFTKPPSDLSEYAKEVKQSEHKLSVTVYDMIGAFQKVLKRKKITRPMETTITRQEIPIEDRMNEIVHSLKSRGTRVNFMELFPYEQKDHLVVTFLAVLELMKNQLVLIEQEHNFSDIYITGSESIHGA from the coding sequence ATGGAAGAATATCAAGTGAAAATCGATACGTTTGAGGGCCCATTGGACCTGCTGCTTCATTTAATCAATCGTCTTGAAATTGACATATATGATATACCTGTGGCGAAGATCACTGAACAATATTTATTATATGTACATACGATGCGTGTGCTTGAGCTCGATATTGCCAGCGAGTATTTGGTCATGGCTGCCACGCTGCTCAGCATCAAAAGCAGAATGCTGCTCCCGAAGCAAGAGGAGGAGCTTTTTGATGATGAATTGCTTGAAGAAGAAGATCCGCGGGAAGAATTGATTGAAAAGCTGATTGAGTATAGAAAATATAAAGATGCGGCGAAGGATTTAAAAGAACGGGAAGAAGAAAGACAAAAATCGTTCACGAAACCGCCGAGTGATTTGAGCGAATATGCAAAAGAAGTCAAACAGTCTGAGCATAAGCTCTCCGTCACGGTTTATGATATGATCGGGGCTTTTCAAAAAGTGCTGAAACGCAAAAAAATAACAAGGCCGATGGAAACAACAATTACCAGACAGGAAATACCAATCGAAGACAGAATGAACGAAATCGTGCACAGCCTGAAATCAAGAGGAACGAGAGTCAACTTTATGGAGCTGTTTCCTTATGAGCAAAAAGACCATTTGGTTGTGACTTTTCTGGCGGTTCTCGAACTGATGAAGAATCAGCTGGTACTCATAGAACAGGAGCACAATTTTTCAGATATTTACATTACGGGGAGTGAATCCATTCATGGGGCTTGA
- the sipS gene encoding signal peptidase I sipS, whose protein sequence is MKSEHVSKKKTMLEWAKAIVIAVVLALLTRHFIFAPYVVDGESMDPTLHDHERVFVNMTVKYIGEFKRGDIIVLNGDDVHYVKRLIGLPGDTVQMKNDQLYINGKKVAEPYLTANKKRAKQNGFDYLTDDFGPVKVPDDKYFVMGDNRRNSMDSRNGLGLFTKKQIAGTSKFVFFPFNEIRKTK, encoded by the coding sequence TTGAAATCAGAACATGTTTCAAAGAAAAAAACAATGTTAGAATGGGCAAAAGCAATTGTGATTGCGGTTGTTCTCGCTTTGCTCACCCGCCATTTTATTTTTGCGCCGTATGTCGTAGATGGCGAGTCCATGGACCCCACCCTTCATGACCATGAAAGGGTATTTGTCAATATGACAGTCAAGTACATAGGTGAGTTTAAGAGAGGGGATATCATCGTGCTAAACGGAGATGACGTCCACTATGTCAAGCGGCTGATCGGTTTGCCCGGTGATACAGTCCAAATGAAGAACGACCAGCTCTACATCAATGGAAAAAAGGTGGCCGAGCCTTATTTGACAGCCAATAAAAAAAGAGCAAAGCAAAACGGTTTTGACTATTTGACCGATGATTTCGGACCGGTTAAAGTGCCTGATGACAAGTATTTTGTCATGGGTGATAACCGGCGGAATTCAATGGACAGCCGAAACGGGCTTGGACTCTTCACAAAAAAACAAATTGCGGGTACGTCTAAGTTTGTTTTCTTCCCGTTTAACGAAATACGCAAAACAAAGTAG